The following coding sequences lie in one Homalodisca vitripennis isolate AUS2020 chromosome X, UT_GWSS_2.1, whole genome shotgun sequence genomic window:
- the LOC124369173 gene encoding anaphase-promoting complex subunit 4-like: MSGHIIRQLEERHVAIKVDLMVWSNKMDLLALSNSKGEIALHRLTWQRVWLLPPPTPDMVVRKLAWRPDGRVIAVAYVPKVMVVGEQVKGEVMLIDVENKDVLHSITVSDDVSCLVWLQEKQFHNYHLLTASTHSQDGSSDFLPKLPSLSRTFGSLPDNIEENLEDAKRIKDQMQLNFLLIGTCDGSLHLSVFGLFSCGVMNINKYMTDNEKDKHTSVLNAEMSSDMKSLHLLVAVDKNKFYAETVKEDSVVPKTDVDVSNQKENLGVETKVNEDNTTSNDLKAEDSKGKENSNKTSGDECEQVIEREFKIVILDTRVLSSRSRELHALSLKHGHIISLLDYLSQTMRSIIEAWENIYILEIESKLSKHAASLPEGSVSADFLELLLFGMPSESLENFLMKDLNDKGIKKLGHSIELSHSNIQKLILKHLLSVGQSLAYHLAEMKGMAKLTDRFKVLGLEEETVAEAFSAAGAFLIKATEVQLVIDESMKRYKAFFRWLYAIILRITDDRIPDLTMSDLNQQDLEFIAEYLYKLDVKIDQDGVTKRHCYLDHLGQYLVNSDLTVPSNEENDNLWQRLLQQNPCLQEHFCVIKRCKNTSLLQQHDRLKEATTNVFKTPEYAIGNMFQLKEIVDIGKIACKRLSMCLVDDNMVLLSIIESNSPDSFQLIQIPTNGNKSDVRIKTVLFKTEDEVVMKCLDVQFYLPEVLSVLLEEKDENRNAVIVQMKSKTIYENTEDIINGNSLTGSIVTRQIPDLVASIFAVSGTRKVAIVLSKSRRKVRLFEMEAEDDDEEEEMVLLEPPVNFAEAQKGYYKPITEEVVVDDEENSSNLDDSYKLVLDTSKTSSECNSSVKSYLEERGENN, encoded by the exons ATGTCAGGACATATAATTCGCCAACTTGAAGAACGACATGTTGCCATCAAAGTTGATTTGATGGTATGGTCTAACAAGATGGACCTTCTAGCTCTTTCCAACAGTAAAG GAGAAATAGCTCTTCACCGATTGACATGGCAGAGGGTTTGGCTACTGCCTCCTCCTACACCAGATATGGTTGTACGCAAACTGGCTTGGAGACCAGATGGCCGAGTAATCGCAGTTGCATATGTACCCA AAGTGATGGTGGTCGGAGAACAAGTGAAAGGAGAAGTAATGCTGATTGATGTTGAGAACAAAGATGTATTGCATTCAATCACTGTGTCAGATGATGTATCTTGCTTGGTCTGGTTACAAGAGAAGCAGTTTCACAACTACCATCTTTTGACTGCTTCCACTCACAGTCAG gatgGGTCAAGTGATTTCTTGCCAAAACTTCCGTCTTTATCAAGAACGTTTGGCTCATTGCCTGATAACATAGAAGAGAACCTAGAAGATGCCAAAAGAATTAAGGACCaaatgcaattaaattttttGCTGATCGGAACTTGTGATGGCAGTTTACATTTGAGTGTATTTGGACTTTTCTCTTGTGGTGTGATGAATATAAACAAGTATATGACAGATAATGAAAAAGATAAGCATACCTCAGTATTGAATGCAGAAATGAGTTCTGATATGAAATCATTGCACTTATTAGTTGcagttgataaaaataaattttatgcagAAACTGTTAAGGAGGATAGTGTGGTCCCAAAAACAGATGTTGATGTTTCAAATCAAAAGGAAAATTTAGGTGTTGAAACAAAAGTTAATGAAGATAATACTACATCAAATGATTTGAAAGCAGAAGACAGTAAGGGGAAGGAAAATTCTAACAAAACATCTGGTGACGAATGTGAACAGGTTATTGAAAgggaatttaaaatagttatactaGATACAAGAGTTTTATCATCCAGATCTCGTGAGCTTCATGCCCTCTCTTTGAAACATGGACATATAATATCTCTACTAGATTACTTATCCCAAACAATGCGTTCTATAATTGAAGCGTGGGAAAACATATATATCTTAGAGATTGAATCAAAACTTTCCAAACATGCAGCATCACTTCCAGAAGGTTCTGTGTCAGCCGATTTCCTAGAATTGTTATTGTTTGGTATGCCTTCAGAATCCctagaaaactttttaatgaaagatttaaatgataaagGCATTAAAAAGCTTGGCCATTCCATTGAACTAAGCCATTCTAATATACAAAAGTTAATATTGAAACATCTTTTATCTGTTGGACAAAGTCTTGCATATCACCTAGCAGAGATGAAGGGAATGGCAAAACTGACAGATCGTTTCAAAGTTTTGGGATTGGAAGAAGAAACTGTAGCAGAAGCTTTTAGTGCAGCTGGAGCTTTTCTGATAAAAGCCACTGAAGTCCAACTTGTCATAGATGAGAGTATGAAGAGGTACAAGGCATTTTTCCGGTGGCTTTATgctataattttaagaataacagATGATCGAATTCCAGACCTTACAATGTCAGATTTAAACCAACAGGATTTAGAGTTTATTGCAGAATACTTATACAAATTGGATGTTAAAATTGACCAGGATGGAGTGACAAAAAGACACTGTTATTTGGATCATTTGGGCCAATATTTGGTGAACAGTGATCTAACCGTCCCTAGCAATGAAGAGAACGACAACTTATGGCAACGGCTGCTGCAACAGAATCCTTGTCTTCAAGAACACTTTTGTGTTATTAAAAGGTGTAAAAATACATCTCTGCTTCAACAACACGACAGGCTGAAAGAGGCCacaactaatgtttttaaaactccaGAATATGCAATAGGAAACATGTTCCAATTGAAAGAAATTGTTGACATAGGTAAAATTGCTTGTAAGAGGTTATCTATGTGTTTAGTTGATGACAATATGGTTCTTTTAAGTATCATTGAATCAAATTCACCAGACAGCTTTCAGTTGATTCAAATTCCAACAAATGGAAACAAATCAGATGTTAGAATAAAAACTGTGTTATTTAAAACGGAAGATGAAGTTGTAATGAAGTGTTTGGATGTTCAGTTTTATCTTCCTGAAGTCCTATCAGTCCTTTTAGAAGAGAAAGATGAAAATAGAAATGCTGTCATTGTTCAGATGAAGTCCAAGACTATTTATGAGAACACAGAAGACATAATTAATGGCAATTCATTGACAGGTTCTATAGTAACACGTCAAATTCCAGATTTAGTAGCTTCAATTTTTGCTGTTAGTGGAACTCGTAAAGTAGCAATTGTTTTGTCTAAAAGCCGAAGGAAAGTTAGGCTTTTTGAAATGGAagctgaagatgatgatgaagaagaagaaatggTTCTACTAGAACCTCCAGTAAATTTTGCAGAAGCCCAAAAAGGGTACTACAAACCAATAACTGAAGAAGTAGTTGTTGATGATGAGGAAAACAGCTCCAATTTAGACGATTCCTACAAGTTAGTGTTAGATACCAGCAAAACCTCTTCAGAATGTAATAGCAGTGTAAAATCTTATCTAGAGGAAAGAGGAGAAAACAACTGA